The Amblyraja radiata isolate CabotCenter1 chromosome 5, sAmbRad1.1.pri, whole genome shotgun sequence genome includes the window acccatactcagtatttgtgcaatgacattaaagttgaattgaattgaattgaattgaattcttttACATTTCAAGGGCTCTGGAAACTGAAAACTGCCGAACAAAGGGAAGACTAAAAATATTGTTTGGTTTAACGATAGGAGACATTAGCTCGGGTTTTGTCACTCGGTGCAACTTGAAGCATAGGGTAGAGGCAGGAtctgccggaggcgaagcatcaaCCACAAGTGATCTAATGCCAGGGCAAGAGCAAATAATGCACAGGTTTCTGCTTTTTGACTGAATCGTTTCATTGAAATataaagcatgaaaacaggtaATTCGGTCACCAAGACCACACTGATCATCGGACGCCTATTCACCGGTTTTGTCACTCGGTGCAACTTGAAGCATAGGGTgaggctctatgttatcccacttttatgttactagaccaagtgggacccgttgggccccgttccccaatGCGGGAAGGGGGCACGGTGTCACATGggtgggctggtccccgaacgcggtGTCGGCGCTCACCCTGGAGGCAGGCGCTCTCGGAGCCAATCacccgtcccccaacgcaacccgtttccaccgctcacccattccccccaacgcaacccgttcccaccactcactgtgcaggtcattttaaactttttaaaaaatgcaattgcactaagatttaatgtgatgtaggtgccaccgccaacttttgttatccaaatctaatcattcaactttgctgtgctgggttaggctggcagattctttccctgaaggactTTTGCCgtgaaggactcagtgttctgggtTAGAAACATTGTCGCcggtagggcattgtgacatcttAACTGTCTAACTGCCAGTGTAGATTTGCAGAAatccaacttttaaatgtcactttaaaacttGTAAATGTCCCCCTCTacgtccctctccttacaacagagATCAGcagcattgtgatgtcattttcggttttCGGAATCTTCATGGCAGCTTGTGCGACAGATTggacgactgtgagatgccatagtgacatcatcactggaagctgccagAAAAACCTCAAAGCAGAGTCACAGTTATTCTTCTCaaagttgttgttttttttaactttaatcatcaataacgtgaaatatagcatcCAATCTGAAGGGAACTTGATTATGGCGTGGATGGGGGAGAATGTGACTAAGAatgtggaaattttttagcgctaCCGCGTAGCGTTTTGACAAaaatacaaaaacacacacatacaagatgagacttttatatatactagaccaagtgagacCTGTTGGGCccctttcccccaacgcaataatccaccactcacccgttccccccaacgcaacccgtttccaccactcacccattgccccAACGTGACCCATTCCCCCAAAGCTTTCCAGAAAACATGCACAATGTAAAGAAAGATGGTGAAGTCCAAAATCTTGCACCTCAGGAAGGGGGCAGGGGTGTAGTCAATAATGGGAAGACCCACAAATTAGTAAACTTGCAAGCGTTTGTATCTGGAAAATGAATTTTAACATAGATAAGTGTGAGGCATTAGATTTTTGTTAAAAAATAAGTGCAAAGCCACATATTATTATGAGGATAAGAATTGAATTGGATTACAGGAAATGTGATCTTGGAATACAAATACACAAATCTATTAAAGTTAAGCCACAAATTAAAAATTCCATTACAACTTGCGAATTCAGCACCAGATTTTATTTATGAAACAGAAAAGAGAAGTAGGACTAAATGTATTAAAAACCTAGAACATAGCTGATGTATAAAATAGGCATGAAAATTCAACATAGAACTATGAGAAGGGCGCCGAAGTTGCAAGGCTATAGTTATCAGGAAGGAAGAACAGGCTGAGTCATTTCTATTGCAGCAGTTATGTAACGGCAGCCTGCAGGGCAGTTAGTGTAGCTGTGTCGCAGAACCATTGACCTGGCTTCAATCTTGGCCTCCAGTGCAATCATACATGTCACAAGGagaatggagtttgcacattctccctcttaCATGGGAGTTTCCTTCAGGTatgccagtttcctcccacattccaaagatgggcTCATGAGGTAAAATGGCTCCTGCAAAGTACTCCTCGTGGAGATGAGAGGTGAGGAAATCAGAGGGTGTTAATGAGCATGTGTGAGAGAATAGATTAAAAGGAAATAAATGGTGGAATGGGACTGAGAGCATAGACTAAGTAAATGGCCTATCATTATATAAGGAGGGATCCAACAGTGGATGTTAACACTGGAATAGATTTAACAGAATAGTCTTAAAGAGTTATATTTACTCACTCAGAGGTGAGATAGTACTAATCATAACTACAGAAGAATTAGTTTGATTAGAATGGTATAGGTATATTTTACAGAAGTTTAAGTAATTATTTATGAGAAAAGGAAATAGAGGAGTCTGTGAATAGAGTTACATGAAGAAAGTTGGATGGATGCTAGTTACCAACTCAGATTAATGAGCAGTATGACCTGTTGCTGTAAGCTTTATGTAACCAATTGCTGCACACTGtggtattatggaataatagtgtaaggacaggctgcagtgacggcatccgggCTGAAGAGCGCGCTGTGGGGCAGAACCGGAGGTTGGGCGGAGGAGAGGCCCGGGCCTGCACACGAGGCTGCTGCTGTACAGAGTTGCTAAATAAAGACAGACTCCGATTACGTCGTTGTACGAGCCTTATTATAAGAATAACATGACATGGTGTCAGAACTGGGAGACTTGtaagtagaaaaaaaaaaaaagaagaagcgGAGGGTGTATCGTTTTGGCGGGAAAGGGGAGACGAGCCGGCAGATATGGCGCAACCTACACCAACTGCTACGTTCACAATACAACCTCCAGAGCCATTCGATTTTACCAAGCCTCAAGAATGGGAGCGTTGGATCAGGAGATTCGACCGCTTTCGGCTTGCAAGCAACTTAAACGCGACGTCGGCAGAAAACCAGGTGAACACGTTAGTGTATTGCATGGGCGATGAAGCCGAAGATGTGCTAAAGGGGCTAACGCTAACTGCAGAAGAGAGGAGGATGTACACGGATGTCAAGGCGGGCTTTGATGCATTTTTTGTACCTAAAAAGAATGTAATCTACGAAAGAGCCAAGTTCAATCAGCGTGTGCAACTGCCAGGAGAAACGGTGGATTCCTTCATCACTGCtctatataggtatgttgcaaaacgtacctgaagcgtcgctgaaaatctgtcccagcccgtgtgcgcaattttggcgccgtttagaggggggcgggtttaaaacgcgattttctctaggctgttcaaatcgagcttgttcagcctagttaattattaacgaaaaatccccggaagattccctcgcttgagctatttttagttttatgagctttatttacttgttatagtagtttaaaaattaacctctaaacccccgacggccggcaaccggccggatctcatacaggggaaaacggaatgtaggctgtttatttttacgttaaaaagggcttcttaagatccctttatacaaagtttaatgttgcgagtagctaattttgggtccattatatcccgcagtatttttctgggcatttgggggcacaaatctaccgcactgtgaacgttctaaaccagcgcgttcacaggattccactagaaagctgatttaaatggactttaatttacagcaattgaacactaaattccttccatttggcctataaattaatgtaaatgagatttaaaaatcatgttttattgtgaattatttgtgaatattatttggacacttaggctatataaaaatgttaatcatttattaagaaatggatagatgtttagatctagtaattgaagtttgaaattagctacaattaggtaactaactaattatatgctttaatttcaggtcatccaagtaagattattttatatttgtttcagaatgcttcaatctatgataactgaaaatttcattcagttctcttaatttttaagaaagttatgggcttttggctgtccatgatcacagcttttttgttatgtccatagaaaatcaatagggaacaagatgctaatttccgagtatgaaaatggccataactttttaaatacttgagatatgaaagtgaattaggtgtcaaattaaacttatttttatgctttatctgatgggataatttgcagacttgattttttaaatctcaaaattttgtaacattgctactctataTGGATTAGCTGAACACTGCAACTATGGACAGTTACAGAACGAGCTGATCCGCGACAGGTTAGTGGTCGGGCTGAGGAACGTCTCATTGTCAGAAAAGCTACAGCTAGACAGAGACCTAACCCTTGGAACTGCTATAACAAAgacaaggcagtctgaagaagttagaCGACAGCGGTCTGACTTAAGAGGAGAAAATAGCGGTGCTAGCAAGTGCTCTAATGTTGATGCGGTGCATGCAAAAAGCTACAGAAAACCCAAATTTCCCTCAAAGCCTCAGCCACAAGCACAAACACCAGgcaaaaataaacttaatacacGGCCACAGCCAGGTTCAAAGGCCTGTTATAGATGTGGAAAAATGCCCTCGCATGGAATATTGGAATGCCCTGCTAAAGATGCTGTGTGTCACAACTGTGGCAAAAAGGGACATTATGGCAAAGTGTGCAGAAACAGTGCAAAATCTCTCAATGCTGTCACGACAGAGGAAGAAGAGAGCTTTTTCCTGGGAACCGTGGATGCTGGAAAAGACCCGTGGATGGTGCAGCTACAAGTGAGACAAAAAAAAGTGTGCTTTAAAATAGACACTGGTGCTGATGTCACCGCCATGCCAGCTgaggtgtaccatgacattacAGGGGGGCATGATGTGAAGCGCCTGGCAGTGTCGACACGCCCATTGTTTGGGCCAGGGAGCAATgcactctctgtcctgggtgtaGCCAGAGAAACACTGCGCAGAGGCAAAAAGACAGCCATAGAGAACATTTATGTAGTAGAAGACCTGCACACTGCACTGTTGGGAAGGCCTGCCATAGAACGGCTTCAGCTTGTGTGCAGGGTTGACGGCATCACCTTGGAATCAGTGAAACAACAATATCCGAAGCTGTGTAGCGGCTTGGGTCTTGTTCGGAGGCCATACTCAATTAAATTGAAGCCAGAGGCTGtgcccttctctctccacacacCACGCAGAGTCCCGCTGCCGCTTATGGGAAAAGTGAAGGAGGAGATAGACCGTATGGAGAAGATGGGCGTAATCACCAAGATTGAGGAGCCGACTGATTGGTGTGCCGGGATGGTGGTGGTGCCGAAAAAAGCAGGTGATGTTCGCATTTGTGTGGACTTCACAATGATGAATGGATCAGTATGCAGAGAAAAGTTTATCCTGCCTTCTGTCGAGCACACTCTGGGCATGCTAGCTGGCGCAACAGTATTCAGCAAATTAGATGCCAACATGGGCTTTTGGCAAGTACCATTGACAAAAGAGTCTGCCAAATACACCACCTTCATCGCGCCTTTTGGGTGATACTATTTTAACCGTCTACCCTTTGGCATAGCATCAGCGCCCGAGCACTTTCAAAGGATGATGATGACAGAAGTGACCGGTGGCCTGGAGGGGGTACTGTGTCacatggacgacatcctggtctgggGACAGACGCAGGAGGAGCATGATGTGCGGCTACATGCGGTGCTAGAGAAGGCACATAAGGCCGGCATTACGCTCAACATGGACAAATGTGAGCTCACACGCCACAGTCAGATTCCTGGGTCATGTGATTTCAGCAGATGGAGTGAAGCCAGATCCAGAGAAGACGAGAGCAGTACAAGAGATGGATGCACCCAAAAATGTCAGCGAACTCAGgagttttctgggcatggtcaatcagCTGGGCCGCTTCTTGCCTAACCTGgctgaaaaagacaaagtgctacgAGACCTGCTGTCCAAGAAGAACCACTGGTACTGGGGGACAGAACAGCAGGCCGCCTTTGATCAGTTAAAAACAGAGCTGTCATCCACACCAGTGCTCACATTATACAACCCAAACAGTGCTCTAAAGATCTCTGCTGATGCCTCTTCCTTTGGCCTGGGGGCAGTCCTGCTGCAGAAGAGCGATGCCATGTGGTCACCTGTGGCATATGCGTCCAGGTCAATGACAccaacagagcagcgctatgctcaagtAGAGAAGGAGGCATTGGCTGCAACGTGGGCATGTGAAAGGTTCAGCTGTTTCATCCTGGGAAGACCATTCGAGCTGGAAACTGACCATAAGCCGTTGGTGAGTCTGCTGGGAAGGAAAGCTTTGGATGACCTCCCACCAAGAATCCAAAGATTTAGGATGAGACTCATGAGATACAACTATACAGTCGATCATGTCCCTGGCAAAAGCCTGTGGACAGCCGACACCTTATCTCGTGCTCATCTGAGAGCCGcaagaacacacacagacacaagcctATTAGAGGACACCAACATCTATGTAGACTCTGTCATCAGCAACCTTCCTGTCAGTGGAGATTATCTGAGCAGCCTACGTGAGCACCTGCAGGCAGACAGCACATGCTCTGCACTGATGGAGTACTGCACAGACGGCTGTCCCGACAAAAGCCAACTGCAGGGAGTGCAGAGACATTACTGGGCTGATAGAGCAGTGCTGACTGTGCACGATGGGCTGCTGCTGCGGGGCACGAGGCTCGTCATCCCATCAGCCTTACAAGGTGATGTGCTGCAGAGACTACATGAGGGACACCTGGGGGTTACAAAGTGCAGGGGCCGGGCCAAACAGACGGTATGGTGGCCAGGACTCAGCAGCCAGCTGAATGACATGGTGCTGAAATGTAAAACCTGCATccaagagagaaggaatgtcaAAGAGCCGCTGATGCCAACGGAGATGCCAGACAGGCCTTGGCAAACCTTGGGAGCTGACCTATTCACGCTGAAAGACAAGACATATCTACTAGTAGTAGATTATTTCTCAAGGTATGTGGATGTTGCGCTGCTGTCACCCACAAGGTCCACAGATGTGGTGGTGCACCTGAAATCCATGTTTTCTCGTCATGGAATTTGTGAGTTTCTTAAAAGTGACAATGGGCCCCAGTTCTCAGGTAGCCACTTTAAAGCCTTTGCAGCAGAGTATGGCTTTGTGCACATCACGAGCAGCCCCAGGTTTCCTCAGAGCAATTGGGAGGCGGAACGCGCTGTACAAACCATGAAAAACCTGCTAACAAAGGCGTCAGACCCATATCTTGCATTGCTGGCCTACAGAGCAACCCCTCTACAGAACGGCTATAGCCTGGCCGAGCTGTTGATGGGGCGCCGCCTCCGCACTACAGTTCCTGCCCTTCCAACCCTGCTGAATCCAGTTTTGCCTGACTACAACGCGCTGGGGGCCAAagaaagggagaagaggaggaacgaCGCAAGATCCTTCAACAAGAGGCACGGAGCGAGAAATCTGGAGCCACTCGTACCTGGGGAGGATGTGTGGATCACCGATGCACGAGTCCAGGGCACAGTgcgatctacacacaatacccctcgCTCTTATATCGTCCAGGTGCCTCAGGGCACACTGAGGAGGAACCGGCATCACTTGGTGCCGCTGCAGACCAACAGTGGGGTAGTCGACGCGGATGAGCCACCGGTAGGAGAAGATTCACCTACACCAGAGCCAGCTCCACCAGTGACAACATCACCCAGCAGAGAGGGCCCCACCACAGAGACTGTGCGGACCAGGTGTGGGAGAGAGGTTAGAAAGCCGAAGAGACTTgattggtgatttattgatttgttttCTACGGTAAAGAAAAAGTGATTGTGAAATTGTTCTGCTAAACCTGTTACATTTACCTGAAACCTGAGAGTTTAAGTTTTGAAGAACACAGCCTGCTAAAGTAATAGTTCACAGTATGGTAACGCGTAAGTTATTTTATTTCTAGTTTGCATGCTTGAAACAGGGACAGATCAGGGACAGGTCTTCCAGCAAAAGGGCAGAATAAACCCCTTAAGACCTGCAGAGACAAAGGTAGTCCACCCTTTGTTCTCAAAGAAAGGGAGATGtggtattatggaataatagtgTAAGGACAGGCTACAGTGACAGCATCCGGGCTGAAGAGGGCGCTGTGGGGCGGAACCGGAGGTTGGGCGGAGGAGAGGCCCAGGCCTGCACAcgaagctgctgctgctgtacagAGTTGCTAAATAAAGACAGACTCCGATTACGTCGTTGTACGAGCCTTATTATAAGAATAACATGACACACACGATCAGATTTACAATTAACATCAGTTAATGTTTACAAGATATTCTTATTGCCAAGGAGACTTAGAACTTGAGATGCAATAAAAAACAGTTTCAATATTTAGACCTTTGATATACAGGAAGCTGCAACGAGATTTTTAAAAGAGAAAGGAAGAAGCTTTGCCTGTATTCAGCCAGCCTTGGATATGGCAGCAACTGCAggaaaactaaacttaaaacgTGAAGTTGGATTAATTAGTTCTGTGTCTTTAATTGTAGGAACTATTATTGGCTCTGGCATCTTTATGTCTCCAGAATGGGTGTTACGATATATTGGGAGCCCTGGAGCCAGCCTTCTGGTATGGACATTCTGTGGATTACTGTGCATGGTAGCTGCTCTTTCATACGTAGAATTAGGGACTGTCATAAAGGAATCTGGTGGAGAATATATATACATCTTGAGAAACTTCGGTCCTGTCCCAGCTTTTGTTTTCtcttggacttctgtgtttgtagtCAGACCTGCTTCTATCGCAGCAATGTCTTTGAGCCTGGCGCAATACACTGCAGCTCCATTTTATGGGGCATGTCCACCACCTCCTGCTGTGGTAAAGTGTACAGCTGCTGCCAGCATTTTAATTGTCACTGTAGTGAACTGTCTTAATGTGAAACTGGCAACCGACATTCAAAATATCTTCACATTTGCCAAACTAGTCTCCTTGCTTGTAATAGTGGTAGGTGGGATACTATTGATCCTCAAtggacacacacagagttttcagAATGCTTTTCAAGGAACAAGTGGAATGAGCGCAAGTGGAATAAGCTCAATTGGAATCGCTTTACaacatggcctctggtcctacgaTGGATggaataatttaaataatttgaccgaaGAAATCAAGAGGCCAGAA containing:
- the LOC116973757 gene encoding LOW QUALITY PROTEIN: uncharacterized protein K02A2.6-like (The sequence of the model RefSeq protein was modified relative to this genomic sequence to represent the inferred CDS: inserted 2 bases in 1 codon), with the protein product MMMTEVTGGLEGVLCHMDDILVWGQTQEEHDVRLHAVLEKAHKAGITLNMDKCELTRXTVRFLGHVISADGVKPDPEKTRAVQEMDAPKNVSELRSFLGMVNQLGRFLPNLAEKDKVLRDLLSKKNHWYWGTEQQAAFDQLKTELSSTPVLTLYNPNSALKISADASSFGLGAVLLQKSDAMWSPVAYASRSMTPTEQRYAQVEKEALAATWACERFSCFILGRPFELETDHKPLVSLLGRKALDDLPPRIQRFRMRLMRYNYTVDHVPGKSLWTADTLSRAHLRAARTHTDTSLLEDTNIYVDSVISNLPVSGDYLSSLREHLQADSTCSALMEYCTDGCPDKSQLQGVQRHYWADRAVLTVHDGLLLRGTRLVIPSALQGDVLQRLHEGHLGVTKCRGRAKQTVWWPGLSSQLNDMVLKCKTCIQERRNVKEPLMPTEMPDRPWQTLGADLFTLKDKTYLLVVDYFSRYVDVALLSPTRSTDVVVHLKSMFSRHGICEFLKSDNGPQFSGSHFKAFAAEYGFVHITSSPRFPQSNWEAERAVQTMKNLLTKASDPYLALLAYRATPLQNGYSLAELLMGRRLRTTVPALPTLLNPVLPDYNALGAKEREKRRNDARSFNKRHGARNLEPLVPGEDVWITDARVQGTVRSTHNTPRSYIVQVPQGTLRRNRHHLVPLQTNSGVVDADEPPVGEDSPTPEPAPPVTTSPSREGPTTETVRTRCGREVRKPKRLDW
- the LOC116973758 gene encoding b(0,+)-type amino acid transporter 1-like — protein: MAATAGKLNLKREVGLISSVSLIVGTIIGSGIFMSPEWVLRYIGSPGASLLVWTFCGLLCMVAALSYVELGTVIKESGGEYIYILRNFGPVPAFVFSWTSVFVVRPASIAAMSLSLAQYTAAPFYGACPPPPAVVKCTAAASILIVTVVNCLNVKLATDIQNIFTFAKLVSLLVIVVGGILLILNGHTQSFQNAFQGTSGMSASGISSIGIALQHGLWSYDGWNNLNNLTEEIKRPEVNLPRALLISLPLVTLLYILVNMSYLAAMSPAEMMSSGAVAVTWGNKVLGSWTWIIPLSVVLSTFGSMNGTFFTGGRTCYIAAREGSLPDILSMVHVKRLTPLPALLFTAFIALILLIPGDFGSIVKYFSFTAWFFYSQAFAALVYMKIKKPHLHRPFNVPLPIPVFMFIISICLVVAPLIEAPQMEYLFVGLFMLSGLLIYFPLIHFKLCTCSMDQITIFLQLLLEVGPTQSNLD